In a genomic window of Streptomyces roseoviridis:
- the glmS gene encoding glutamine--fructose-6-phosphate transaminase (isomerizing), giving the protein MCGIVGYIGKRDVAPLLLEGLQRLEYRGYDSAGIVVTSPKAAGLKMVKAKGRVRDLEARVPKRFAGTTGIAHTRWATHGAPSDVNAHPHLDPENKVAVVHNGIVDNAAELRAKLEAEGVVFASETDTEVITHLIARSQADSLEEKVREALKHIEGTYGIAVMHADFNDRIVVARNGSPVVLGIGEKEMFVASDVAALVTHTRQVVTLDDGEMATLKADDFRTYTTTGASTNATPETVEWEAASYDMGGHDTYMHKEISEQPDAVDRVLRGRIDDRFSTVHLGGLNLDAREARSIRRIKILGCGTSYHAGLIGASLIEGMARIPADAEPASEFRYRNPVVDPDTLYIAVSQSGETYDVLAAVQELKRKGARVLGVVNVVGSAIAREADGGVYVHAGPEVCVVSTKCFTNTVVAFALLALHLGRIRDLSVTDGKRIIEGLRKLPGQIEEILKTEDEIKKLAKEYAGAQSMMFIGRVRGYPVALEASLKLKEISYIHAEAYPASELKHGPLALIEPALPTVAIVPDDDLLEKNRAALEEIKARSGRILAVAHQPQEKADHTIVVPKNEDELDPILMGIPLQLLAYHTALAMGRDIDKPRNLAKSVTVE; this is encoded by the coding sequence ATGTGCGGAATCGTCGGTTACATCGGCAAGCGTGACGTCGCTCCCCTGCTGCTGGAAGGTCTGCAGCGCCTGGAGTACCGGGGGTACGACTCCGCCGGCATCGTCGTCACCAGCCCCAAGGCCGCCGGCCTGAAGATGGTGAAGGCGAAGGGCCGGGTCCGCGACCTGGAGGCCCGGGTCCCCAAGCGCTTCGCCGGCACCACCGGCATCGCGCACACCCGCTGGGCCACCCACGGCGCCCCGAGCGACGTCAACGCCCACCCGCACCTCGACCCCGAGAACAAGGTCGCCGTCGTCCACAACGGCATCGTCGACAACGCGGCCGAGCTGCGCGCCAAGCTGGAGGCCGAGGGCGTCGTCTTCGCCTCCGAGACCGACACCGAGGTCATCACCCACCTCATCGCCCGCTCCCAGGCCGACTCCCTGGAGGAGAAGGTCCGCGAGGCGCTCAAGCACATCGAGGGCACCTACGGCATCGCCGTCATGCACGCCGACTTCAACGACCGCATCGTGGTGGCCCGCAACGGCTCCCCGGTCGTCCTCGGCATCGGCGAGAAGGAGATGTTCGTCGCCTCCGACGTCGCCGCCCTGGTCACCCACACCCGCCAGGTCGTCACCCTCGACGACGGCGAGATGGCCACCCTGAAGGCCGACGACTTCCGCACCTACACCACCACCGGCGCGTCCACCAACGCCACCCCGGAGACCGTGGAGTGGGAGGCCGCCTCCTACGACATGGGCGGCCACGACACGTACATGCACAAGGAGATCTCCGAGCAGCCCGACGCGGTCGACCGCGTGCTGCGCGGCCGGATCGACGACCGCTTCTCCACCGTGCACCTCGGCGGCCTCAACCTGGACGCCCGCGAGGCCCGCTCCATCCGCCGGATCAAGATCCTCGGCTGCGGCACCTCGTACCACGCCGGTCTGATCGGCGCCTCCCTCATCGAGGGCATGGCCCGCATCCCCGCCGACGCCGAGCCGGCCTCCGAGTTCCGCTACCGCAACCCGGTCGTGGACCCCGACACCCTCTACATCGCCGTCTCCCAGTCCGGTGAGACCTACGACGTCCTCGCCGCCGTCCAGGAGCTCAAGCGCAAGGGCGCCCGGGTCCTCGGCGTCGTCAACGTGGTCGGCTCGGCCATCGCCCGCGAGGCCGACGGCGGCGTCTACGTGCACGCCGGCCCCGAGGTCTGCGTCGTCTCCACCAAGTGCTTCACCAACACGGTGGTCGCCTTCGCGCTGCTCGCCCTGCACCTCGGCCGCATCCGCGACCTGTCCGTCACCGACGGCAAGCGGATCATCGAGGGCCTGCGCAAGCTGCCCGGCCAGATCGAGGAGATCCTCAAGACCGAGGACGAGATCAAGAAGCTGGCCAAGGAGTACGCCGGCGCCCAGTCGATGATGTTCATCGGCCGCGTCCGGGGCTACCCGGTCGCCCTGGAGGCCTCCCTCAAGCTGAAGGAGATCTCCTACATCCACGCCGAGGCGTACCCGGCCTCCGAGCTGAAGCACGGCCCTCTCGCCCTGATCGAGCCGGCCCTGCCGACCGTCGCCATCGTCCCCGACGACGACCTGCTGGAGAAGAACCGCGCCGCCCTGGAGGAGATCAAGGCCCGCAGCGGCCGCATCCTCGCGGTCGCCCACCAGC
- a CDS encoding beta-N-acetylhexosaminidase has protein sequence MVTVRTRPARHRTPHRRDLPVRQRSTFPRLLRPRLLRPLLLLAAGLSALGATTAPPPAPAPAAGVTPLGAVIPAPASVTPGGAPYTLTRTTAVRVDSADREVRDIGRYLAGLLRPSTGYPLPVVDDDAARGGILLRLDRAATALGDEGYELRSARAGVTLTARAPAGLFRGVQTLRQQLPAAVEKRTVQPGPWRIAGGTVTDTPRYAYRGAMLDVSRHFFTVEQVKRYIDQLALYKINKLHLHLSDDQGWRIAIDSWPRLTTHGGSTQVGGGPGGFYTKDDYREIVRYAASRHQEVVPEIDMPGHTNAALSSYAELNCDGVAPPLYTGTEVGFSTLCVRKEITYDFVDDVIRELAALTPGRYLHIGGDEAHSTSHADYLAFMDRVQPVVAKYGKTVIGWHQLTGARPAPGALAQYWGLDRTSAAEKEQVAAAARAGTRLILSPADRAYLDMKYDKDTPLGLSWAGYVDVRRSYDWNPGAYLAGVPETAVAGVEAPLWTETLSTSTHLDTMAFPRLPGVAELGWSPAATHDWEAYRLRLAAQGPRFEALGIAYHRSAQVPWE, from the coding sequence ATGGTGACCGTTCGGACACGACCTGCTCGCCACCGCACTCCCCATCGAAGGGACCTGCCCGTGAGACAGCGCAGCACGTTTCCGCGCCTCCTCCGCCCCCGCCTCCTGCGCCCGCTCCTCCTGCTCGCCGCCGGCCTCTCGGCCCTCGGCGCGACGACCGCCCCGCCACCCGCGCCCGCCCCGGCCGCCGGCGTGACGCCGCTCGGCGCCGTCATCCCCGCCCCCGCCTCCGTCACCCCCGGCGGAGCGCCGTACACGCTCACCCGCACCACCGCCGTCCGCGTCGACTCCGCCGACCGCGAGGTCCGCGACATCGGCCGCTACCTCGCCGGACTGCTCCGCCCCTCCACCGGCTACCCGCTGCCCGTCGTCGACGACGACGCGGCCCGCGGCGGCATCCTGCTCCGGCTCGACCGGGCCGCCACCGCCCTCGGCGACGAGGGATACGAACTGCGCTCCGCCCGCGCCGGGGTGACCCTCACCGCCCGCGCGCCCGCCGGACTCTTCCGCGGCGTGCAGACCCTGCGCCAGCAGCTCCCCGCGGCCGTGGAGAAGCGGACCGTGCAGCCCGGCCCCTGGCGGATCGCGGGCGGCACCGTCACCGACACCCCGCGCTACGCCTACCGGGGCGCCATGCTCGACGTCTCCCGCCACTTCTTCACCGTCGAGCAGGTCAAGCGGTACATCGACCAGCTCGCCCTCTACAAGATCAACAAACTGCACCTCCACCTGAGCGACGACCAGGGCTGGCGCATCGCCATCGACTCCTGGCCCCGGCTCACCACCCACGGCGGCTCCACCCAGGTCGGCGGCGGCCCCGGCGGCTTCTACACCAAGGACGACTACCGCGAGATCGTCCGCTACGCCGCCTCCCGCCACCAGGAGGTCGTCCCCGAGATCGACATGCCCGGCCACACCAACGCGGCCCTCTCCTCCTACGCCGAACTCAACTGCGACGGCGTCGCCCCTCCCCTCTACACGGGCACGGAGGTCGGCTTCAGCACCCTGTGCGTGCGGAAGGAGATCACGTACGACTTCGTGGACGACGTGATCCGCGAGCTGGCCGCGCTCACCCCCGGCCGCTACCTCCACATCGGCGGCGACGAGGCGCACTCCACCAGCCACGCCGACTACCTCGCCTTCATGGACCGGGTGCAGCCGGTGGTCGCGAAGTACGGCAAGACCGTCATCGGCTGGCACCAGCTCACCGGCGCCCGGCCCGCACCCGGCGCCCTCGCCCAGTACTGGGGCCTGGACCGCACCTCGGCGGCGGAGAAGGAACAGGTCGCGGCGGCCGCACGGGCGGGGACGCGGCTGATCCTCTCCCCGGCCGACCGGGCCTACCTCGACATGAAGTACGACAAGGACACCCCGCTCGGCCTGTCCTGGGCCGGATACGTGGACGTGCGCCGCTCCTACGACTGGAACCCCGGCGCGTACCTGGCCGGAGTGCCGGAGACGGCCGTCGCGGGTGTCGAAGCGCCCCTGTGGACCGAGACGCTCTCCACGAGCACCCACCTCGACACGATGGCCTTCCCGCGCCTGCCGGGCGTGGCCGAACTGGGCTGGTCACCGGCGGCCACGCACGACTGGGAGGCGTACCGGCTGCGCCTCGCGGCGCAGGGGCCCCGGTTCGAGGCGCTGGGGATCGCGTACCACCGCTCGGCGCAGGTGCCGTGGGAGTAG
- a CDS encoding IucA/IucC family siderophore biosynthesis protein gives MSTFTDPVAHLTPERWADANRALIRKGLAEFTHERLLDPQELGDSRYRVLSDDGRTEYRFTADRFALDHWQVYPESISRHRGDEQLPLDALQFITELRGSLGLSDEILPVYLEEISSTLAGTAYKATKPRVTAAELARSGFQAIETGMTEGHPCFVANNGRLGFGVDEYRAYAPEAAAPIHLVWLAAHRDRTTFTAGAGIEYEAFIRAELGDKAVDGFAATLAERGLDLADYLLVPVHPWQWWNKLSVTFAAEVAQQRLVYLGEGDDAYLAQQSIRTFFNTSDPAKHYVKTALSVLNMGFMRGLSAAYMEATPAINDWLAGLIEADSVLKAARFSIIRERAAVGYRHLEYEAATDRYSPYRKMLAALWRESPVASLAEGERLATMASLLHVDHAGASFAGALIKESGLAPAEWLRGYLDAYLLPVLHCFYAYDLVYMPHGENVILVLDERGAVARAIFKDIAEEICVMDPDAVLPPAVERIRAEVPEDMKLLSVFTDVFDCFLRFLGATLAAEGVVGEDEFWGTVAECVKDYQDSKPELADRFAQYDMFTETFALSALNRLQLRNNRQMVDLADPSAALQLVGDLVNPIARFAH, from the coding sequence GTGAGCACCTTCACCGACCCCGTCGCCCACCTCACCCCCGAGCGCTGGGCCGACGCCAACCGCGCCCTGATCCGCAAGGGCCTCGCCGAGTTCACCCACGAGCGCCTGCTCGACCCGCAGGAGCTCGGCGACAGCCGCTACCGGGTCCTCAGCGACGACGGCCGCACCGAGTACCGCTTCACCGCCGACCGGTTCGCCCTCGACCACTGGCAGGTCTACCCGGAGTCCATCAGCCGCCACCGCGGCGACGAGCAGCTCCCGCTCGACGCCCTGCAGTTCATCACCGAGCTGCGCGGCTCGCTCGGCCTGAGCGACGAGATCCTGCCGGTCTACCTGGAGGAGATCTCCTCCACCCTCGCCGGCACCGCGTACAAGGCGACCAAGCCGCGCGTCACCGCCGCCGAACTGGCCCGGTCCGGCTTCCAGGCGATCGAGACCGGGATGACCGAGGGCCACCCCTGCTTCGTCGCCAACAACGGCCGGCTCGGCTTCGGCGTCGACGAGTACCGCGCCTACGCCCCCGAGGCGGCCGCCCCGATCCACCTGGTGTGGCTGGCCGCGCACCGCGACCGCACCACCTTCACCGCCGGTGCCGGCATCGAGTACGAGGCGTTCATCCGCGCCGAGCTCGGCGACAAGGCCGTCGACGGCTTCGCCGCCACCCTCGCCGAGCGGGGCCTGGACCTCGCCGACTACCTGCTGGTGCCGGTCCACCCCTGGCAGTGGTGGAACAAGCTGTCCGTCACCTTCGCCGCCGAGGTCGCCCAGCAGCGGCTCGTCTACCTGGGCGAGGGCGACGACGCCTACCTGGCGCAGCAGTCCATCCGTACCTTCTTCAACACCTCCGACCCCGCCAAGCACTACGTGAAGACGGCCCTGTCCGTCCTCAACATGGGCTTCATGCGGGGCCTGTCCGCCGCCTACATGGAGGCCACGCCGGCCATCAACGACTGGCTGGCGGGGCTGATCGAGGCCGACTCCGTCCTGAAGGCGGCCCGCTTCTCGATCATCCGCGAGCGGGCGGCGGTCGGCTACCGGCACCTGGAGTACGAGGCCGCCACCGACCGCTACTCCCCCTACCGCAAGATGCTGGCCGCCCTGTGGCGCGAGTCGCCGGTCGCGTCCCTCGCCGAGGGCGAGCGGCTCGCGACCATGGCCTCGCTGCTGCACGTCGACCACGCGGGTGCGTCCTTCGCCGGCGCCCTGATCAAGGAGTCGGGCCTCGCCCCGGCCGAGTGGCTGCGCGGCTACCTGGACGCCTACCTGCTGCCGGTGCTGCACTGCTTCTACGCGTACGACCTGGTCTACATGCCGCACGGCGAGAACGTGATCCTCGTCCTCGACGAGCGGGGCGCCGTCGCCCGCGCGATCTTCAAGGACATCGCCGAGGAGATCTGCGTCATGGACCCCGACGCGGTGCTCCCGCCCGCGGTGGAGCGGATCCGCGCCGAGGTCCCCGAGGACATGAAGCTGCTGTCCGTCTTCACGGACGTCTTCGACTGCTTCCTCCGCTTCCTGGGCGCGACCCTGGCCGCCGAGGGCGTCGTCGGCGAGGACGAGTTCTGGGGGACGGTCGCCGAGTGCGTGAAGGACTACCAGGACTCCAAGCCGGAGCTGGCGGACCGCTTCGCGCAGTACGACATGTTCACGGAGACCTTCGCCCTGTCGGCGCTCAACCGGCTCCAGCTGCGCAACAACCGCCAGATGGTCGACCTGGCCGACCCGTCGGCGGCGCTCCAACTGGTCGGCGACCTGGTGAACCCGATCGCGCGGTTCGCCCACTGA
- a CDS encoding GNAT family N-acetyltransferase, whose product MTVHDISIRPLDPLKDAELIHPWVTDPKAAFWMMQGFKLQDVEREYMAIAANPHHDAFIGSVDGEPAFLMERYDPAKVELVGLYEAQPGDVGMHFLVAPTDTPVHGFTRRVITAVMAELFADPATARVVVEPDVRNTAVHALNEAVGFVPDREIQKPEKKALLSFCTRAQFEAAVGVAA is encoded by the coding sequence ATGACCGTCCACGACATCAGCATCCGCCCCCTCGACCCCCTGAAGGACGCGGAACTGATCCACCCCTGGGTCACCGACCCCAAGGCCGCCTTCTGGATGATGCAGGGCTTCAAGCTCCAGGACGTCGAGCGCGAGTACATGGCGATCGCCGCCAACCCGCACCACGACGCCTTCATAGGCAGCGTGGACGGCGAGCCCGCCTTCCTCATGGAGCGCTACGACCCCGCGAAGGTCGAGCTCGTCGGGCTCTACGAGGCGCAGCCCGGCGACGTCGGCATGCACTTCCTCGTCGCCCCCACCGACACCCCGGTGCACGGCTTCACCCGCCGGGTGATCACCGCCGTCATGGCCGAGCTGTTCGCCGACCCGGCCACCGCGCGCGTGGTCGTCGAGCCGGACGTCCGCAACACCGCCGTCCACGCGCTCAACGAGGCCGTCGGCTTCGTGCCCGACCGCGAGATCCAGAAGCCGGAGAAGAAGGCCCTGCTGAGCTTCTGCACCCGCGCCCAGTTCGAGGCCGCCGTGGGAGTCGCCGCGTGA
- a CDS encoding lysine N(6)-hydroxylase/L-ornithine N(5)-oxygenase family protein, with amino-acid sequence MSTPDTTDTYDFIGIGLGPFNLGLACLTEPIDELNGLFIESKPDFEWHSGMFLEGAHLQTPFMSDLVTLADPTSPYSFLQYLKEKGRLYSFYIRENFYPLRTEYNDYCRWAAGKLSSIRFSTTVSTVAFDESAQEYVVTTEAGEAFRARKLVLGTGTPPYVPDSCRDLGGDLIHNSRYLPSKEALQKKKTITLVGSGQSAAEIYFDLLSEIDVHGYRLNWVTRSPRFFPLEYTKLTLEMTSPEYVDYFHALPERTRYRLETEQKGLFKGIDGELIDAIFDLLYQKNLAGPVPTRLLTNCALHTAAYDETSGTYTLGFRQEEQEKDFELETDGLILATGYKYSVPAFLEPVRDRLRWDSQGRFDVARNYSVDTTGRGVFLQNAGVHTHSITSPDLGMGPYRNAYIIGEMLGREYYPVEKTIAFQEFAV; translated from the coding sequence TTGTCCACGCCTGATACGACCGACACGTACGACTTCATCGGCATCGGGCTCGGTCCCTTCAACCTCGGCCTCGCCTGCCTCACCGAGCCCATCGACGAGCTGAACGGCCTCTTCATCGAGTCCAAGCCGGACTTCGAGTGGCACTCCGGCATGTTCCTGGAGGGCGCCCACCTCCAGACCCCGTTCATGTCGGACCTCGTCACCCTCGCCGACCCGACCTCCCCCTACTCCTTCCTCCAGTACCTGAAGGAGAAGGGCCGCCTGTACTCGTTCTACATCCGCGAGAACTTCTATCCGCTGCGGACCGAGTACAACGACTACTGCCGCTGGGCCGCCGGGAAGCTCTCCTCGATCCGCTTCTCCACCACCGTCTCCACCGTCGCGTTCGACGAGTCCGCCCAGGAGTACGTGGTCACCACCGAGGCCGGCGAGGCGTTCCGGGCCCGCAAGCTCGTGCTGGGCACCGGCACCCCGCCGTACGTCCCCGACTCCTGCCGGGACCTCGGCGGCGACCTCATCCACAACTCGCGCTACCTCCCCAGCAAGGAGGCGCTGCAGAAGAAGAAGACGATCACGCTGGTCGGCAGCGGCCAGAGCGCCGCCGAGATCTATTTCGATCTGCTGAGCGAGATCGACGTCCACGGCTACCGGCTCAACTGGGTGACCCGCTCCCCGCGCTTCTTCCCGCTGGAGTACACCAAGCTCACCCTGGAGATGACCTCCCCCGAGTACGTGGACTACTTCCACGCGCTCCCCGAGCGGACCCGCTACCGCCTGGAGACGGAGCAGAAGGGCCTGTTCAAGGGCATCGACGGCGAGCTCATCGACGCCATCTTCGACCTGCTCTACCAGAAGAACCTGGCCGGCCCCGTCCCCACCCGCCTGCTCACCAACTGCGCGCTGCACACCGCCGCCTACGACGAGACCAGCGGCACGTACACGCTGGGCTTCCGCCAGGAGGAGCAGGAGAAGGACTTCGAGCTGGAGACCGACGGCCTGATCCTCGCCACCGGCTACAAGTACAGCGTCCCCGCCTTCCTGGAGCCGGTCCGCGACCGGCTCCGCTGGGACTCCCAGGGCCGCTTCGACGTGGCCCGCAACTACTCGGTGGACACCACCGGCCGCGGGGTCTTCCTGCAGAACGCCGGCGTCCACACCCACTCGATCACCTCGCCCGACCTGGGCATGGGCCCGTACCGGAACGCCTACATCATCGGAGAGATGCTGGGTCGCGAGTACTACCCCGTCGAGAAGACCATCGCGTTCCAGGAGTTCGCCGTATGA
- a CDS encoding aspartate aminotransferase family protein, with amino-acid sequence MRSHLLNDTTAEAYRRSVTEGVERVARKLATTRGPFTGVTPAELAPVIDAVDLDRPLGDASAALDELEDVYLRDAVYFHHPRYLAHLNCPVVIPAVLGEAVLSAVNSSLDTWDQSAGGTLIERKLIDWTTGRIGLGPLADGVFTSGGTQSNLQALLLAREETGTKDLGKLRIFASECSHFSVQKSATLLGLGADAVISIPVDRHRRMQSVLLAAELETCRAEGLVPMAIVATAGTTDFGSIDPLPEIAALAAEYGAWMHVDAAYGCGLLASPTRRHLLDGIERADSVTVDYHKSFFQPVSSSAVLVRDGSTLRHATYHADYLNPRRTVVEQIPNQVDKSLQTTRRFDALKLWMTLRVMGADGVGELFDEVCDLARAGFELLAADPRYDVVVEPQLSTLVYRYIPEAVTSPADIDRANLYARKALFASGEAAVAGTKVDGKQYLKFTLLNPETTVADIAAVLDLIAGHAEQYLGENLVHA; translated from the coding sequence ATGCGCTCCCACCTGCTCAACGACACGACGGCGGAGGCATACCGACGCTCCGTCACCGAAGGTGTGGAGCGCGTGGCGCGGAAACTCGCCACCACCCGCGGCCCGTTCACCGGTGTGACCCCCGCCGAGCTCGCCCCCGTCATCGACGCCGTCGACCTCGACCGGCCGCTCGGCGACGCCTCCGCCGCCCTCGACGAGCTGGAGGACGTCTACCTCCGCGACGCGGTCTACTTCCACCACCCCCGCTACCTGGCCCACCTCAACTGCCCGGTGGTCATCCCCGCCGTCCTCGGCGAGGCCGTGCTCTCCGCCGTCAACTCCTCCCTGGACACCTGGGACCAGAGCGCCGGCGGCACCCTCATCGAGCGCAAGCTCATCGACTGGACCACCGGCCGCATCGGCCTCGGCCCGCTCGCCGACGGCGTGTTCACCAGCGGCGGCACCCAGTCCAACCTCCAGGCGCTGCTCCTCGCCCGCGAGGAGACCGGCACGAAGGACCTCGGGAAACTGCGGATCTTCGCCTCCGAGTGCAGCCACTTCAGCGTCCAGAAGTCGGCCACCCTCCTCGGCCTCGGCGCCGACGCCGTCATCTCCATTCCGGTCGACCGCCACCGCCGCATGCAGTCCGTTCTCCTCGCCGCCGAGCTGGAGACCTGCCGCGCCGAGGGCCTGGTCCCGATGGCGATCGTCGCCACCGCCGGCACCACCGACTTCGGCTCCATCGACCCGCTGCCCGAGATCGCCGCCCTGGCCGCCGAGTACGGCGCCTGGATGCACGTGGACGCGGCCTACGGCTGCGGCCTGCTCGCCTCGCCCACCCGCCGCCACCTCCTGGACGGCATCGAGCGGGCCGACTCCGTCACCGTCGACTACCACAAGTCCTTCTTCCAGCCGGTGAGCTCCTCGGCCGTGCTGGTCCGCGACGGCTCCACACTGCGCCACGCCACGTACCACGCGGACTACCTCAACCCCCGCCGCACGGTGGTCGAGCAGATTCCGAACCAGGTCGACAAGTCCCTCCAGACCACCCGCCGCTTCGACGCGCTCAAGCTGTGGATGACCCTGCGCGTCATGGGCGCCGACGGCGTCGGCGAGCTCTTCGACGAGGTCTGCGACCTGGCCCGGGCCGGATTCGAACTGCTCGCCGCCGACCCGCGCTACGACGTGGTCGTCGAGCCGCAGCTGTCCACCCTCGTCTACCGCTACATCCCCGAGGCCGTCACCTCGCCCGCCGACATCGACCGCGCCAACCTCTACGCCCGCAAGGCCCTGTTCGCCTCCGGCGAGGCCGCCGTGGCCGGCACCAAGGTCGACGGCAAGCAGTACCTCAAGTTCACCTTGCTCAACCCCGAGACGACCGTCGCCGACATCGCCGCCGTCCTCGATCTGATAGCCGGCCACGCCGAGCAGTACCTGGGAGAGAACCTTGTCCACGCCTGA
- a CDS encoding siderophore-interacting protein, which yields MTNAETAPFQFFSLQVDRTRRLGPSLVRVTFTGEDLKRFAAGGRDQSLSLFLPHPGQDAPVLPPLDNPDMYAILGAYRAMPHDERAVMRSYTVREQRTEPVAEIDIDFAVHEDGGPACRWAQHAKPGDRVVVLGPAVADNTGVRFRLPEDADSVLIWGDETALPAASAILQWLPAETRAHVYLEVPYSGDRMELATEADATITWLVREEGAPSAVEAIAAAELPGADPYVWIAGESGVVKALRRHFVRERGLDRRRVTFVGYWRKGLSEDALREVPDETQEDERTDAPTGA from the coding sequence ATGACGAACGCCGAGACCGCCCCGTTCCAGTTCTTCTCGCTCCAGGTCGACCGGACGCGGCGGCTCGGCCCGTCGCTGGTGCGCGTCACGTTCACCGGTGAGGACCTGAAGCGCTTCGCCGCCGGCGGCCGCGACCAGTCGCTGTCCCTCTTCCTGCCGCACCCGGGCCAGGACGCGCCGGTGCTGCCGCCGCTCGACAACCCGGACATGTACGCGATCCTCGGCGCCTACCGGGCGATGCCGCACGACGAGCGGGCCGTGATGCGCTCGTACACGGTCCGCGAGCAGCGCACCGAGCCGGTCGCCGAGATAGACATCGACTTCGCGGTCCACGAGGACGGCGGCCCCGCCTGTCGCTGGGCCCAGCACGCCAAGCCGGGCGACCGGGTGGTCGTGCTCGGTCCGGCCGTGGCCGACAACACCGGCGTCCGCTTCCGGCTGCCCGAGGACGCGGACTCGGTCCTCATCTGGGGCGACGAGACGGCCCTGCCGGCCGCCTCCGCGATCCTTCAGTGGCTGCCGGCCGAGACCCGCGCCCACGTCTACCTCGAAGTCCCCTACTCCGGCGACCGCATGGAGCTGGCGACCGAGGCCGACGCGACCATCACCTGGCTGGTCCGGGAGGAGGGCGCGCCGTCGGCCGTGGAGGCGATCGCGGCCGCGGAGCTGCCCGGCGCGGACCCGTACGTCTGGATCGCGGGCGAGTCGGGCGTGGTGAAGGCGCTGCGCCGTCACTTCGTGCGCGAGCGCGGTCTCGACCGGCGCCGGGTGACGTTCGTGGGCTACTGGCGCAAGGGCCTGTCCGAGGACGCGCTGCGCGAGGTCCCGGACGAGACCCAGGAAGACGAGCGTACGGACGCGCCGACGGGAGCCTGA
- a CDS encoding ABC transporter substrate-binding protein: MPSNARATSLTRRGLLAAGGALGLGAALAACGTKGGDKDGGSTKAGEKTGPWEFTDDRGQKVTAKATPKNIVAFTGTAAALKDFGVEVKGVFGPTYVEDPKTKAKKPDVQAGDLDITKVKVIGNVWGEFKIEEYLKLQPELLITDMWEKNDLWYVPAEQKEKILKIAPSVALWAADKSMPAVLQRHADLAASLGADVQTAQIKADKARFEAAAERLRKAAQGKKDIKVLIGSGSPDLFYVSTPVRPTDTLYFKELGVNIVTPTKLDQGGWFEGLSWENVDKYQADVIMLDNRTSALQPEALKAKPTWAALPAVKAGQVIPRVTEPIYSYAKCAPLLEDLAKALENAKKVS, from the coding sequence ATGCCCAGCAACGCCCGAGCCACTTCCCTCACCCGCCGCGGCCTGCTCGCCGCGGGCGGCGCCCTCGGGCTCGGCGCCGCGCTGGCCGCGTGCGGCACCAAGGGTGGCGACAAGGACGGCGGCTCCACCAAGGCCGGCGAGAAGACCGGCCCCTGGGAGTTCACGGACGACCGCGGCCAGAAGGTGACGGCCAAGGCCACCCCGAAGAACATCGTCGCCTTCACCGGCACGGCCGCCGCCCTGAAGGACTTCGGCGTCGAGGTCAAGGGCGTGTTCGGCCCGACCTACGTCGAGGACCCGAAGACCAAGGCCAAGAAGCCGGACGTCCAGGCGGGCGACCTCGACATCACCAAGGTCAAGGTCATCGGCAACGTCTGGGGCGAGTTCAAGATCGAGGAGTACCTCAAGCTCCAGCCCGAGCTCCTCATCACGGACATGTGGGAGAAGAACGACCTCTGGTACGTCCCGGCGGAGCAGAAGGAGAAGATCCTCAAGATCGCTCCGAGCGTCGCCCTGTGGGCGGCCGACAAGTCGATGCCGGCCGTCCTCCAGCGCCACGCCGACCTGGCCGCCTCGCTCGGCGCCGATGTGCAGACCGCGCAGATCAAGGCGGACAAGGCCCGCTTCGAGGCCGCCGCCGAGCGCCTGCGCAAGGCCGCCCAGGGCAAGAAGGACATCAAGGTCCTCATCGGCTCCGGCTCCCCGGACCTCTTCTACGTCTCCACCCCGGTCCGCCCGACCGACACGCTCTACTTCAAGGAGCTGGGCGTCAACATCGTCACGCCCACCAAGCTCGACCAGGGCGGTTGGTTCGAGGGCCTGAGCTGGGAGAACGTCGACAAGTACCAGGCCGACGTCATCATGCTCGACAACCGCACCTCGGCCCTGCAGCCCGAGGCCCTGAAGGCCAAGCCGACCTGGGCCGCGCTGCCCGCCGTCAAGGCCGGCCAGGTGATCCCGCGCGTGACCGAGCCGATCTACTCGTACGCCAAGTGCGCCCCGCTCCTGGAGGACCTGGCGAAGGCCCTCGAGAACGCCAAGAAGGTGTCCTGA